The nucleotide sequence GCCACGCCGTGGAATACGACGACAGTTTCGTAATAGAGCCTGAGCGACCTCGGCTATCTTTTAGCCGCCTGCGATCTGAAAGTAGCCGTGGCTGGGAATATAGGCAACCCTTTGGCCGATTTTGCCTTTACTCCCTACGACTATATAGTCATCGAACTATCAAGCTTTCAGCTACACTG is from Acetomicrobium sp. S15 = DSM 107314 and encodes:
- a CDS encoding polysaccharide biosynthesis protein — translated: MDCQIVSVDVPWGEAVAPEAELEVVGIRPGEKLHECLLTEEESRHAVEYDDSFVIEPERPRLSFSRLRSESSRGWEYRQPFGRFCLYSLRLYSHRTIKLSATL